The DNA window tcgcAGTGAGATATCCAAAAAAAAGACTAACCTGGAGAGCTGTGACCCAGTGTTTTGCCACAATACTTTCATTGCCAACAGAAAGGGAATAAATGAGGTGCTTAGTGTGGGATGTTCCTGTAGACAGTCTATACCGAATGCAGAAGAAATACCCTTGACACACAGAGGAAGAATGTTGCCCTTGACAATGCTGTACACGCTGGCGATAATAGGGAACTAGTCAGCATTAGAAATGGACGACTGTGTTTTTCCTCaacagatttaataataaaaaaactaattccCCAGGTTgtggtccaaaaaaaaaagtgttgtggtGACCCACACAGATATCTGCTATAAGCAATGGAAACACTAAAATAACATGTGGCAGTTACTGGCTTTTATTATGCTGactcaacaacaaaacaaaacaaaaaaaaaaccacattattTTATGTTCCACGAGAACAGTTAGACAGTTAGTTTAACAGATAAATCCCAATGAAAACTAAGATACAACAAAcatacattcataaataaaacagctcCACGCTGAAAGCAATTACCTCAAACTCTCCTTTTGTGTATTTGGCATAGGGAACACTCACTATCTCGTCATCATTCATCTCAGGGAAACCCTGAAAGAAGAGCAGAAGACATTTATTGTCTAGTCTACTACTGCAGTGCTGAAATCgccacacaaaacaaataacctTATAAGGTACCCACATTAAAGTGCCACAGAGTGAGAGCAGCAATGACCATTGCTGTTGTGGTCCTCCCTTTGCCGTTGTGACAGTTGAATACAAAAGCAGCTCGAGAGTCCTCTGCTAGGGTCGCCTTCATGGCTTCCATCAGCCTGTCAAAGTCCTATTGAGGTCCAAAAGAGGCACAGCAGAATGTTTTTTATGTAATGTGTAATGTCTTACTTACaattactttttctttatttgtatatgtatattaagAATGGGTGAATGAAGGATAGGCCTTGAACTTAAAATCAGCAGCCCAGTCCAGGGGAGTGAGTAGTTTTATGATACTGGatggtttagatttttttttgttaatcaggTTAAACGATTACTGAGACATTCCACTCCTCTTCATTTAGAATGCCAAAAAGCGCATAGCAtggtctcctttttttttttgccatggaTATCACTGAAAGTGGTTTCCACAAAATCCTAATGAACTCCCAGcaaagcttttattattattattattattattattattattattattattattattattattattattattattattattattgttttctttttttagtaccAAAGCGTGACATTTCCGTGCACTCTCAAAATTCTTTTGAAAAAAAGGGTTTACCACACATACTTGCGAGGACTGACtgtggatttttaattttttttatttaatatcttcATACCAGGCTTGAAACAGTAAATAATTCAAAAACCCCTTTTCTGACACTAACATTTTCCACTACAAGATAAATACAATATGGGCTGCAGTGAGTTTCAACAAGCAAATGTGTGATTATAGGGTCAGCACTGGCAACAGTACATCaaataatgcaattcaagccACTAGAGAAGGACTTTAGATCCACTTGTCAATTGGGACCCCATGGTGACCAGGGTTATCACGGTGTGTTAGCTACCTGTTCCCTTGGAGCACAGCAGTCTGAAACAGGGATGCGTCGGTATACGAGTCCCTGACAGGAGGTCTTGTGCTGGTTGAAGATCTCCTGCACTGTTAAGCACGTCTTAAACATTTTCATCTGCTTTTCCTGCTCCAAACTCACTTCCAGCCATTTTTGGGATTTTAAGATTTCCTCTTTGGTAGCAGTTTCAagttcctgaaaaagaaaaaggcagcataattcacataaaaaaaaaaaaatgatgacacTATGAAAAACATGACGTGCAAATTTCAAAAACTGTAAAAGGCACCTTGGCTGAGTGTGTACCGGTTACATATTATAAGGAATTGCAGGGAAGGCACATCataatttaacataatttacaAGGATTGAGCCCAGTCTCCATATTCAGCAACCAATTCACTGTCTGCTGTGCTGAAAGAGAGGCTCAAATAGCAGAGCAGACAGGCACATCTCAATACTACTCAACTCATTCAGCCACTGgaaaaaaatcaatacagtacCCACACTAGGGAGGAGGGAAGTATGTCATACTGCTTAAGGTGTTATGTGCTGGTTGGAGTTGACACATAAAGAAGAAGTATGTCTAGACTGTAACTGCTCTCATTACATCAAAATCACTTaaatacacatacattaaaaAGCACTCTATTTAAAAGTGCCCCTGGAACGGTTTTGCTAATGGTATGGTACATCACAAGATTCTATTAAAaggagattattttatttatttaaatttcacTCGCTGCTGccagtacttctctgaaatcataactatgggacacagtaaacccaatgtactctttaagaccattgaccaaatcatACATCCAGCCATCGATAGATCCATCTCCagttcatcctcctctcttacctgtcatctATTCTATGCCCTactgccacaaacccagtttactacttgactaCCTTGACTCGCCTCCGGTTGCCCCTCCTGGTCTCTCCGgcctactgttgaaatcaactacggccacatgccccttggacccctggccgactaatcttgtctgtctctgtgcttcttacttgctccttccattatgcacactctcaacatGTCCCTGGATTCAggctcagttcctgctgccctcaagcttgcctGAGTTACGCTGGTACTCagaaaaccctcccttgacccggctgtcttatctaaatctccaatctccctttgtTCTCCAAAACTctcaaaagggctgtagccaggtcagctgatgaaacatctcatggataACATTCTGCTTGAATCTCTGTAGTCTAACttccggccacatcacagtactgaaactgctctgctccggattgtaaaTGATCCCCTGCTTAAtgttgatgctgctgctccctttGTGCTCGTCCTCCTTGACGTAACAGTTGCCTAGGACATcacagatcatagcattcttcttgaccgccttcagaagtatggtGGGATCTCTGGCACCTGTCtttcctggatgtcctcttacttatctggatgcatgcaatctggtttctatgctggatgcagtggtgttgcaaacccagtcacttgtggtgtccctcaagggtctgttcttgggcctcttctcttcaacatctacatgcttcccttgggtcacctcatccgtcaacatagcctcatgtttcactcctatgctgatgacacgcagctctacttaaaacttaaCCCTGAATGTCCCTCTGCCAAAAGAGCATCACACTAGGAGatcactcatttagcttcatgactccgactctctggaactcccGTCCAGCTTTTTCTGCGTGATGATCCCACCATctctcgctttaaatcaactggcaagacccacttgttctcgcttgctttccatgctctttgagcctgttatctgttattagctgttgtgtcttCTGCTTctgatttttcactgtattttattctCATGGTTCTATATGACATACACTTACTGTTGCGTATCTGCTACTTCTGATCTTTCACTGTATCTTcttatgattctatatgacatacGCATCCACAATATTTAGAATTTTCACAtgctagccttgtatttaatgcattactttgcattgtttttttactgtatttaatgtataaaatgctttttttttttttttttttttttttttttttttaaatgtatcttgtaaagcgctttgtgatggtggtccactatgaaaaggtgctatataaaataaagattgattgaaatttaaaatgttaatcaaATGAAATGTTCCCCTGTTACCTCAATCTGGTCCTGTGATGAGGCTGGCCCAATGATCTGTTGTTCCAAACAGCCTGGCTCCCGGGGGGTGTACACCTGCCCATTGCCTTCCAACACCACCTCCTCCTGTAGATTCACCCACAAGATGTGCGAGTGCTTCCTCTTCTCATCTGTCAAGTAGCCCACGACAAAGCCAGTCGCCTACATGGAACACATTCAGTGCTTTTAAGTTAGACTGGAAAGATGAAAGCAgattaaaactaaagaaatgtATACCCTATCCTCACTACCTAAAATGATGTGATAAACCATGCAATTGCCATTTTCTTCATTCACAAACACAATTTCCACATGCCATGATCATGCATTATTTACAGTTGGCAGTGTGAATAAGGTACTAGTCTGATAGACTTACGTTTTTACAATGTCTCAGACAAGTGCTGACACCTAGTGGATATTTTGAGTTAATTTGGCCGGTTTACAATCTTTGTTGAAGCAATTGAATAGAAGCTGATTGATATGCGTTGTCCAGGGTTCTATCAAAGTATGCAGATAGGTTAtgataatgtaactttaaaatgtgtattcACTACACACGTGACTTTAAGAACAAGTAAACATAACAAGTAtcttttgtaaattgtaaattgaattaagacaaaaaaaaagtattcaagtGTAGTTTGTACCTGAGCAACTGTAATTCTAAGTCACATATGACATGAAATGTATACATCGAATAATAACAAAAGCATTAGCTTAAAAGGGGTATGTGTGATATTAACATACATGACAGTTTGATGACCTACCTCAGAATTGGGCTGTGCCATTCCATAGACTGACATTTTGGGGACTCTTCTAAAATTGGCTACCTTCATCTCTTTGACTGTACTAAGAACATCTGGAGCCAAGTATTCATCAGATACCTGGAAATTACACAAATATTTGAGTATTTTTGAGACTTCTGTACATTAAAAACTGGTCAGCATGGACTCAAGTTACAAAGAACTCCCAAACTGAAGAAACACAAAACCTTTACTTAAATCCTGTTTATACTAGGTCACAGTTTAAACCTGTCATAGAACAGAGTCAAAAACCACTCACCAGCACCCTTGTTCCCTTGGTTACTAGATCCACTGGCACAGATAACTCTGATAAATTCATGCTAGCAAGCAGCCTGTAAATCCATGGGTGACTGCACATCCATTTACTGAAGTTCAGTGCAAAAGCCAGAGGATACTGCAAGACAACGGACAGGCATTATGTCACAGCCAGTGAAAGAGGATTGACATGCTTAATATTAACGCAATAAGgatattatttgaaaatgtacagaaaCACATACTGTAGAATAAGCAACTTATATCCCTGCCACCAACTGTCCTGGCTGTATTTACTCAGTAGCCTGACAAATAATGTAACCGATTACATGTAAATTAAAAGGCTAAATCCCCACCAGTTCTCCTTTCCCCTGCTAACTGTCCACAGAACTACCAACATAAAAGCAAGTTCTGAAATGACAGGAGAAGTATACCTGTTCATGAAGATAGTAATTGAAAGCAATAAGGTAAAAATAGCGCTCCAGGCTCTGCAATGTTCTCTGGAGAAAATATTCTTTGGTGCTGCTtccctgttaaaaataaataaataaataaaaaataaaaagagaattttaaaataataaaagattcCTAGGAAATTAACATTTCTATTAACCCGAGTTTGAGTGTGAAATAAGGAGGGCACCATGACACATTCAATACTTCACTGaacaacacattaaaataatgtacaatCTAGGTTAACCACAATGGTGTCCCTTCTGGTGCATGCTCTACACTAGTAATACTGATGATATTTGAAAAAACACTATTGTTTAAACAGAAGACTTCAACGCACTCCCTTAAAAGACTTTGCATTAGCCTCATACAGCAAATCTCAGTGTTTAAGCACACTTCTTATTCCCATTGGGTCCCCACAATCAGGCTGTATACTGTACAGATCAAAAAGGGGATTTTCTCATGGTATCTGTAACTTGATTAGTGCTTTAATCCTTCTTTCCAGGACACTACAGCAAAGTATTCATAAGTAAGTAttcattgcataagtattcaacccctgtgctgtagaagctcccagtttgcaccgatgaaagaaattgccctaacgaggacacaattgcATTacaattggcctccacctgtgaaccattaaagttgctgtcacattttctggataaaaactccactgttgaaggatcattggtaaggctgtgaatctgaaggaaaataaagaccaacgagtattctacagaagttagagataaagtaatacaaatgcataaattagggaaagggtacaaaataatatccaagtgtttggatatcccagtgagcacagttggatcaataatcaggaagtggaagctgcatcacaccacccaggcactgccaagaaaagaccgtccctcaaaactcagtgctcaaacaagaaggagacttgtgagagaagccacagagaggccaacaatcactttgaaggagctacagagttcagtggctgggagtggagtaatggtgcaccagtcaactatatcaagagctctgcataacattcgtctgtatgggagggtggcaagaaagaagccgttactcaaaaagtaccatctgaaagtatgtctggagtttgccagaaagcatgagagtgacccagctgcgatgtgggaaaaggttttgtggtcagatgagaccaagattgagctttttggccaaaactcaaagcgctatgtgtggcgcaaacctaacactgcccatgcctcaagacacaccatccctacagtgaagtatggtggtggcagcatcatgctgtggggatgcttctcatcagcagggactgggcatcttgttacaattgaaggaagaatggatggagcaaaatacaggaaaatactgcaagagagtCTGCTTTAGTCTGCTAAAAAAcagaagcttgggaggaaattcacctttcagcaggacaatgatcccaagcaacatcggagtggctcaagaacaaaaaggtgaatgtcctacagtggcccagtcaaagtcctgatctcaatcccagatctgaatctgtggcactatttgaaaattgtggtccacaagcgtcttccaaccaacctgaacaacctggagcaaatctgccaagaagaatgggccaaaatcactccgacactgtgtgcaaagctggtacatccttaccccaaaagacttaaagctgttattgcagcaaaaggtggctctaccaaatattaatgtgttggggttgaatacttatgcaagcaagacatttcagtttttttatttttcttaaaaatatttcccaacataaaaccaatgtcaccttacaataattgattttgaatttcagtgttttaaaataaaatatcaaacagaacgaaatttcaatgtaccatttgtatatcagtaatatgagagaattggtcaggggtctgaatacttttgcaaggcactatatatatatatatatatatatatatatatatatatatatatatatatatatacacacacacacacacacatatatatatatatatatatatatatatatatatatacatatatacatatatatatatatatatatatatatatatatatatatatatatatatatatatatatagtggcttgcaaaagtattcagacccctgaccaattctctcatattactgatatacaaatggtacattatatatatatatgaaatactaTTTTCCCCTCACACAGCAACCTTTTAATGAGTAAAGCAAGAtattatgtgcacttgctgcatAATGCCATATGTGTCAAAACAAAGCTCATTCTTGCTTTAAACAAATACCGTATTTGACATTATTTATTGCAGAATCAAGCTAACATAAACCTTTGGGGGTTGTGTGTAGTACAATTAACTGACCGATGACAGAATAAAAAGGGTTTGTTGGATCGGTTAATAATCTCTCTCTGCAGTTCTGATCAGTCAGTTATAACAGTGCACATTAATGAGGTGTATAGTATTACATTCCCAGTTCTAATTCCCATCCCCTCTGTAGATAATAAATGAACATTCTTCCTCATTTAGACAGAGAATCACTGGAATTGAAGCTCACCTGGACCCGATAATCCTCCCCGATCCCCTCAAGCTTCTTCTTCTCCTCATAGATTGCTTCTTTAATGTCATGCATCTCTGAGCAGAGCGTTATAGCACTGTCCACCTAAAATAGAACAAGATACCTAGCATTAACTACACTAGCCTTCATCTACCTTCTGACCAATCTGTATGGTGTACCTGTAAATAGCCAGGGAGTTGCAGCAAGCTCTATAAGAAATGGTGAAACAGATCTTCTTGTTTATGTACATTACCTGCAATACTACAGTGGTAAAAAACTGTGAAACATACCAACTGCATGCATTTAAtgtctttagaaaaataaaatattgaagatattagacaatatatttttcactgtgcTGTTTAACTAAAATGTACTTCCTTTCATAAAAGTAATTTAACTCTGGTATGATTGTAAAATTGTTACCAACCTTCCTATATGTATTTGTTGAGTGTCCCTAACAGTGATGTAAACCAGCAGGAGTGAGTCAAGCATTCTCCACTCCTCCCACTGAGCCACTAGAGGGCGTAGCCACAGTACTTTAGTAAGCAGACAGTACTCTTGGCATTGAGGAAAGTGACATTCAGTCATTTTCATACTGGTGTTCATTCACTACTGCAAATATTTGCTTTAATTGGGGCTGTTAAATAGTCAAAGGAATTTAAATGAATGCAGcctattgaaaaacaaaagtatataaCAAACAggacttatttttaaatatcatataGATAATTTTGACATGCTTGGAAAGAAACAGTACCTGTTATaggaaactgtttaaaatgtattaacatacaCTCCTACAATctagaagtaaaataaaacaaccactGAGGGATTCTTACCTCTTCAAGAATTTGCTGACCTTTTGGCACCAAGTTGATAAAATTCTGGATAATCTGGAAATGTgcctttggcagtgtgctggcaTTCTCAGCGAGTCTGTGAAAAAGCAATGGCACAGCATTTCTTAACAACATTGCTGCTGAACTTTCAAAATACCGGTATTCAACAACCTAATGATTTATGTtagtgtagtttttttgtttgttttttaacacagaAAGTCAATGCAATGATGAAAATTTGAGCAAACTTTTAGTCTGCAATTGATCTGAACTTAACAAATTCAAATATACAAATGACTATACTAATGTTATATGGTAAGTAATTTCCCTTTCTAGGTAATTTATATAAATAGACTATTGCAAATAATATGTTGCATTTGTATGTATAATCCTAGCTACCTGTGTAAAATGGAAGGAAAATTGAAAAGTCAACTGCATGTTTTATATCTTTGCTTTGTGATGACTGTAAATAATCCATCTCATATTTCAATCACTTTGGAGGTTGCCAGGCAACTGCACACATTGTTGACTTTTTACATGCTATAAATCCTTATGACTCTAAAATGGATCTGCACTGACGGCtctgaaaattatatattttttccccaaGGTGGTCCTTTTTGTTAGCTTAATTAAAAATTATACACATTTAATAGCAAGTGTCTGTAAATTGTTAGTTGAACTGAATCAAATAATGCATACAAATTGTCATGCTACCATAAAATCCAACTCCCTGAAACATGAAGATATCCCAGAACATGGAGGCATCAGTTCTTTGCAGTATGTACTTCATAATGCAGCCTTACTTTTGCTTCTCTGGAGCTCCTTTTTGGTGATACATCACAAGGGTACCAAGAATCATGCCTAGGTTTGTCCTGCCCACTCCGACTTGGCAGCTGAAGACGAGGGCAGGAAGAGGTTTTGATGTGTCTCGAGAAAGCAGCAAATTTGGGCTctccttattaaaaaaagaaagaaaaaaaaagttgaaccaTATGTTTTACAATTCAATTAACTGTTGTTGCCGTTATTAGAAACTGACCGTGTTTTGGCAGTATGGAATTTCCATTTGCAGACCATTTTCTCTTACTTGACTATCAAGACAGTTATTCAGCACTGTTTATAAGTGAGTTCACACTAAAAGTGTTGTAAATTTAGACCAATTGCCAAAAGTCCTAATAACTAATACCTACCTACCAGCcaagaaaatgtacaatttataACTTGGCAAAATGGTCATGTTGCATGAGCATAACAATAATAAGACAAAGAGCTTTACTGTCTGACACCTCATTCCAAAATAGGCAAATGAGAGAGACGGCAAGTAAAACAAAAGAGCGATGGAAACTACGCTCTGTTATCAGAACAAATCAgtccagaattaaaaaaaaaaaaaaaaaaaaaaacaggattttgttttataacaaaatataataagccttgaaaaactactgtaaatgcacagtacaaataaaaaaaatgaacatcgTGTGGTTGTATGAATTTCATCATGTTAAATTAACTCATGCAATAGGAATATACTCATTGACTCCTGCAGAATGGATTTACAATCCTAGCTCTCAATTTCCCTAATCAACATATACTCTAGAGCACCATCTCTGTGGACACTTGACTAGCACTAACTGATAAGGCTGTTTCACACACATCTCTCACACAGGCCTATGCCACACAATGCCAGAGATTACCTTATCAAGAGAGTCCATCTACCGCATCACTGGTAATGCCACCTTTAAGGTCATATCACTACTCGGACCATGCTAtcgacaatttatttttttaaaagtataacatctaaaagttttgactgattttcaaaacaataaaattacTACAGCTTGTATTATTTTAagttaatgtgtttatttctcattCTTGAACTTgaaaggttttttatttatttttttaccttcttTTTACGCTTCGGTCAGCACAAAAGAGTAAACTTAAGTGGTTGTCAAATTGGGGCTCAAGAAGGTTAAAGGCTTAATTTGCATAGTATCTCCCAATTACAAAGTACATTCAAATAAACATTAGGTAACCTAAGAGCAAACAATGTTTTACAACAGTACTTTGTTAGTTCCCATGCTTACCCTGAGTATATTAACAAAGGTATCAAACTGCCCCTCCAGTGGTGCGCCTTCAGTAGGCAATGGCAATCGATGATACCTGGAAAACACATTGCACTGAAACCCAATTCCGTCATCTTTCATGGAACAATGTGAGACTGCAGTGTTTTAAGCAACAGAGCTGAATGCTGTATGCATGTATGCTGATGTAACATCAGGCATGTTGTGTTGTCCAAGGCCCAAACACCAAGGCCCAATTCTGTTACCACTCCAAAGCCCTGGACTAGTTAGAAATATTCTGTCCTGCAGGTATGAATTTTACATAAAAACTACTAGTAtttattatacacaaataagAAGATCAAACTGAATGAAGACAAGGCTGAT is part of the Polyodon spathula isolate WHYD16114869_AA chromosome 13, ASM1765450v1, whole genome shotgun sequence genome and encodes:
- the LOC121325757 gene encoding paladin-like, which codes for MGTTASTAQQTVSVAHPFESVHGNEMADNRRSMSINSFQTVNIHNNKAKSIITNKVAPVVITYNCREEFQIHDDLLKTNYTVGRISDTMPEHYLVQGKYFMVQDVYSKADVLNTIGSYGAPNFRQAKGNYPLFGMGQPSLSGFKQVLQRLQTHGYKDVIFFCVREEPVVFLHLENDFIPYTPRRKENLHENLHGLGKDVKVENLELTIRKELYDFAQLNENVYYVYNDIEHFKNEPQHITISCEEDIHVTEEVYKRPVFTMPSYRYHRLPLPTEGAPLEGQFDTFVNILRESPNLLLSRDTSKPLPALVFSCQVGVGRTNLGMILGTLVMYHQKGAPEKQKLAENASTLPKAHFQIIQNFINLVPKGQQILEEVDSAITLCSEMHDIKEAIYEEKKKLEGIGEDYRVQGSSTKEYFLQRTLQSLERYFYLIAFNYYLHEQYPLAFALNFSKWMCSHPWIYRLLASMNLSELSVPVDLVTKGTRVLVSDEYLAPDVLSTVKEMKVANFRRVPKMSVYGMAQPNSEATGFVVGYLTDEKRKHSHILWVNLQEEVVLEGNGQVYTPREPGCLEQQIIGPASSQDQIEELETATKEEILKSQKWLEVSLEQEKQMKMFKTCLTVQEIFNQHKTSCQGLVYRRIPVSDCCAPREQDFDRLMEAMKATLAEDSRAAFVFNCHNGKGRTTTAMVIAALTLWHFNGFPEMNDDEIVSVPYAKYTKGEFEVVMQLVRLLPEGHRMKKEVDAALDAVSETMTPMHYHLREIIIYTYRQIKTAKCEKEMQLLQLQSLQYLERYVYLILFNTYLHLEKKDSWQRPFSIWMYEVATRAGVYEILNELGFSEFENPKDTQPARLRYRWQQQNLHTLPFRGEFI